From the Desulfosarcina sp. BuS5 genome, one window contains:
- a CDS encoding transferase, with protein sequence MKQIETLIKRIIQRVNINLRELDFDVNPYIDDIHLKCRLSKFYAFYGITPHHKLSFKFINSSLAGSYFLGKSKIDHSILYKSDIRGDELKSKGTTYQYKDYEIPVYDDEEIQITDSILIKTLVHNFSHDPESLEIFHIKNTVSTHFTNIHGSSTEGCFLGPFSTVDLTTIHDCVFGEFSYIQVEELAHQKVNPGTIRVSYKDKFDFHYQFSEEILKKYIDFDSKNLPIGVLMDFVENRKVDFENVFEFINRKNPVSIPKNTALDRYSVVRGQTRIGKNVLVAQRAYLEDASLGKGANVQENCYIIHSHLEGYDITAHGAKIINSRLGEKIFVGFNSFVRGKIDKPLIIGDGCIVMPHTIIDLEEPLIIPSGFIVWGYIKNAEDLKLNGMPLESFSKIRNEFKLGNMKFKGNGGIFINAFQERIDHILHANGAFFDVSDDNAGGHAQKNQNISFNTIQPYPAGDLKGIYPTMEIKP encoded by the coding sequence ATGAAACAAATTGAAACGCTTATAAAAAGGATCATTCAAAGGGTCAACATCAATCTCAGGGAACTCGATTTTGATGTTAACCCTTATATTGACGATATACATTTAAAATGTCGATTGTCAAAATTTTACGCTTTTTATGGTATAACGCCTCATCACAAATTAAGCTTTAAATTCATTAATTCGTCCCTTGCCGGCAGTTATTTTTTAGGGAAAAGTAAAATAGATCATTCAATATTGTATAAAAGCGATATAAGAGGAGATGAATTAAAGAGTAAAGGTACTACTTATCAATATAAAGATTATGAAATTCCTGTTTACGATGATGAAGAAATACAAATAACTGATAGTATTTTGATTAAAACCCTTGTACATAATTTTTCCCATGACCCTGAAAGCCTGGAAATTTTTCATATAAAAAATACAGTTTCAACCCATTTTACAAATATTCATGGATCATCAACAGAAGGATGCTTTTTAGGGCCTTTTAGTACAGTTGATTTAACAACTATTCATGATTGTGTTTTCGGGGAATTTTCCTATATACAAGTAGAAGAGCTTGCCCACCAAAAAGTGAATCCGGGTACTATAAGGGTATCATATAAAGACAAATTTGATTTCCATTATCAATTTTCTGAAGAAATTTTAAAAAAATATATTGATTTTGATTCAAAAAATTTGCCCATAGGCGTTTTAATGGATTTTGTTGAAAACAGAAAAGTGGATTTTGAAAATGTTTTTGAGTTTATCAATAGAAAAAATCCTGTTTCCATACCGAAAAATACTGCTTTAGACAGGTATTCAGTTGTACGAGGTCAGACAAGAATAGGTAAAAATGTTCTCGTAGCACAAAGAGCTTATTTGGAGGATGCAAGTCTTGGAAAGGGAGCAAATGTTCAGGAAAACTGCTATATTATACATTCTCATCTTGAAGGGTATGATATCACAGCTCATGGAGCAAAAATTATCAATTCAAGACTGGGCGAGAAGATTTTTGTAGGGTTTAATTCCTTTGTACGGGGTAAAATTGATAAACCTCTTATTATAGGAGATGGCTGTATTGTTATGCCTCATACGATCATTGATCTCGAAGAGCCCTTGATAATTCCTTCCGGTTTTATTGTATGGGGATATATTAAAAATGCAGAGGATCTAAAATTAAACGGAATGCCTTTAGAATCCTTTTCAAAGATAAGAAATGAGTTTAAACTGGGAAATATGAAATTTAAAGGAAATGGAGGCATTTTTATTAATGCCTTTCAGGAAAGGATCGATCATATACTTCACGCCAACGGAGCCTTTTTTGATGTATCAGATGATAATGCAGGGGGGCATGCTCAAAAAAATCAAAATATCTCATTTAACACGATTCAGCCATATCCTGCTGGGGATTTAAAGGGGATTTATCCGACAATGGAAATTAAGCCATAG
- a CDS encoding response regulator, with translation MQTRILIVDDEKEFVQTLSERLSIRNYSVNTAFSGEGAIEKIKKYNFDVVILDVAMPGMSGIDALREIKKLKPLTAVIMLTGQATVETAIEGMKLGADDFLQKPCETEDLLSKIDKAYERKAEHDERIREAKVKQIISSPMSVLK, from the coding sequence ATGCAAACACGTATATTAATAGTTGATGACGAGAAAGAATTCGTACAAACATTATCAGAGCGTTTATCTATTCGCAACTATTCCGTAAACACAGCTTTCAGTGGCGAAGGCGCTATTGAAAAAATAAAAAAATATAATTTTGATGTGGTAATTCTAGACGTGGCCATGCCAGGCATGAGCGGAATAGATGCTCTGCGGGAAATCAAGAAGTTAAAGCCCTTGACTGCAGTTATTATGCTGACCGGACAGGCAACAGTGGAAACAGCCATAGAAGGGATGAAACTTGGGGCTGATGATTTTCTTCAGAAACCATGTGAAACGGAAGATCTGCTGTCTAAAATTGACAAAGCCTATGAGAGAAAGGCAGAACATGACGAACGTATAAGGGAGGCAAAGGTAAAACAGATTATATCCTCTCCCATGTCTGTTTTAAAATAG
- a CDS encoding alpha/beta hydrolase produces MEKKVFFESYELKLEGLLNKGESDKGIIITHPHPLYGGDMHNYVVESIKKVYRKKNYTTFCFNFRGVGESQGNYDNDQGEQEDLRSALSFIASTGINQVELAGYSYGAWINSLVACKDASIKNIVLLSPPVAFIDFKPVTSIPGLKLVVTGSIDDYAPPDLLKKALPVWNKKAVLEIINGADHFYGGYTKKLESVLSKFI; encoded by the coding sequence ATGGAAAAAAAAGTTTTTTTCGAATCCTATGAGCTAAAACTGGAAGGATTGCTAAATAAAGGTGAAAGTGATAAAGGTATTATTATAACACATCCACATCCGCTTTATGGCGGTGATATGCATAATTATGTGGTGGAATCCATAAAAAAAGTATACAGAAAAAAAAATTATACGACTTTTTGTTTTAATTTCAGAGGAGTTGGGGAAAGCCAGGGGAATTACGATAATGACCAGGGCGAACAGGAGGATTTACGCTCAGCGTTATCATTTATAGCTTCAACAGGTATAAACCAGGTTGAACTTGCCGGTTATTCTTATGGCGCATGGATAAATTCTCTCGTAGCATGTAAGGATGCATCCATAAAAAATATTGTGCTCCTATCTCCTCCGGTTGCTTTTATCGATTTTAAGCCGGTTACATCTATCCCGGGCTTAAAACTGGTTGTAACCGGAAGCATTGATGATTATGCACCGCCTGATCTGCTAAAAAAGGCTCTGCCGGTATGGAACAAAAAAGCCGTGCTTGAGATTATTAACGGAGCGGATCATTTTTACGGGGGCTATACAAAAAAATTGGAGTCTGTTTTGAGTAAATTTATATAA
- the proS gene encoding proline--tRNA ligase translates to MTKKTKTAITPTRSDNYPEWYQEVVKSSDMAEKSPVRGCMVIKPWGYSIWENIRNVLDDMFKATGVKNAYFPLFIPLSFLEKEAEHVEGFAKECAVVTHHRLEKGGKGELIPAGELNEPLVVRPTSETIIGDSFSKWVASYRDLPILINQWANVVRWEMRTRIFLRTSEFLWQEGHTAHATKEEAMERTRLMLDLYSEFAEEYLAMPVIKGCKTPAERFPGAVDTMCIEVMMQDRKALQAGTSHFLGQNFARSSGIIFQSAKEQEEFAWTTSWGVSTRLIGGLIMTHSDDDGLVLPPKIASAHVVLLPIFRKPEEKNMVMEFTENLSNELKQIFYHNRRIEVEVDTRETGGARGWDWIKKGIPLRVEIGPRDIAKNSLFVGRRDKGHREKTSIAREQFVGTIKDILDEIQSNLFDRALAFQKDNTMAIDTKKDFYHFFTPLNIEKPEIYGGFALSHWCGSEKCESRIKEDLSVTIRSIPQNNTKDDGKCICCGDSSDMRVVFAKSY, encoded by the coding sequence ATGACAAAAAAAACAAAAACTGCGATAACACCGACACGTTCTGACAATTATCCTGAATGGTATCAAGAGGTTGTCAAGTCTTCAGATATGGCTGAAAAATCACCGGTCAGGGGGTGCATGGTTATAAAGCCCTGGGGATATTCCATATGGGAAAATATAAGAAATGTTTTAGATGATATGTTCAAGGCAACAGGAGTAAAAAATGCCTATTTCCCGCTTTTTATTCCTCTTTCATTTCTTGAAAAAGAGGCTGAGCATGTGGAAGGTTTTGCAAAAGAATGTGCGGTGGTGACGCACCACAGGCTCGAAAAAGGCGGTAAAGGAGAATTGATCCCGGCCGGAGAATTAAATGAACCCCTGGTGGTCAGACCGACATCCGAGACAATTATTGGGGATTCATTTTCAAAGTGGGTTGCAAGTTATCGTGATCTTCCCATATTAATAAATCAATGGGCAAATGTGGTAAGATGGGAGATGAGAACCCGTATTTTTTTAAGGACCAGCGAATTTTTATGGCAGGAAGGACACACCGCCCATGCAACCAAAGAAGAAGCGATGGAACGGACCCGTTTAATGCTTGACCTTTATTCTGAATTTGCGGAAGAATATCTTGCGATGCCGGTAATAAAGGGTTGCAAAACTCCTGCGGAACGTTTTCCAGGCGCAGTAGATACCATGTGTATAGAAGTAATGATGCAGGACAGAAAAGCTCTTCAGGCCGGCACATCGCATTTCCTGGGGCAGAATTTTGCCAGATCATCCGGTATTATATTTCAGTCCGCCAAGGAACAGGAAGAGTTTGCCTGGACTACCTCTTGGGGCGTTTCCACGCGCCTGATCGGGGGGTTGATCATGACCCATAGTGATGATGACGGCCTTGTGCTGCCTCCTAAAATTGCTTCCGCCCATGTTGTACTTCTACCTATCTTCAGGAAGCCGGAAGAAAAAAACATGGTAATGGAATTTACAGAAAATCTTTCCAATGAACTTAAACAGATTTTTTACCATAACCGCAGAATAGAAGTAGAGGTTGATACAAGAGAAACCGGAGGCGCAAGGGGCTGGGACTGGATCAAAAAAGGAATACCCCTGAGAGTTGAGATCGGACCACGGGATATCGCTAAGAACTCGCTTTTTGTGGGGAGGAGAGATAAAGGCCACCGGGAAAAAACATCGATAGCCAGGGAACAGTTTGTCGGGACGATTAAGGATATTCTGGATGAAATTCAGTCTAATCTTTTTGATCGTGCACTTGCTTTTCAAAAGGATAATACGATGGCAATCGATACCAAGAAAGACTTTTACCATTTTTTTACTCCTTTAAATATTGAGAAACCCGAAATATATGGCGGTTTTGCATTATCCCACTGGTGCGGATCAGAGAAATGTGAGTCACGGATTAAAGAAGATTTGAGTGTTACTATACGCTCAATACCCCAAAACAATACAAAAGACGACGGCAAATGTATATGCTGCGGCGACTCCAGCGACATGAGAGTTGTTTTTGCAAAATCCTATTAG
- a CDS encoding RelA/SpoT family protein encodes MIRINDILDKITENYPDAELDIIERAYIYSARVHEGQVRLSGEPYLSHPLEVAGILADMKLDAVSISAGLLHDVIEDTNATPDEIKKFFGPEVLHIVAGVTKLSALKFNDSHARHAESIRKMILAMADDIRVILIKLADRLHNMKTLQFHKKEEKKRAIARETLDIYTPIASRLGIYWIKKDLEDLSMTYLYPDEYNKIKNFISKDTEERENYIKIVTQYIYDLVVDNNLKCEITGRYKGFYGIYKKMITQNLELEDVYDIIAFRVIVDTIPHCYEILGLIHALWKPIDRKFKDYIGRPKPNMYQSLHTTVIGPSGERIEIQIRTYEMNKVAQSGIAAHWSYKEGLKIDEKTSNTFAWIQNLVENQKNILDPDEFLDNVRIDLFPDEVYIFTPTGEIKTLAKGSTPVDFAYMIHTEVGDQCTGAKVNGHIVPLKYELHTADIVEIRTSKGHHPSRDWLNFVKTVKARSRIRQWIKIQEKSRSISLGREICEKAFRKYKLNFNKIANTEEMESIANDFKFKTIEDLIASIGFGKTTAMQIIRKLITDTETEIEEEPPPGKIDVHNKKKKSATGILVKGADDILIKFGKCCQPVPGDPITGYITQGYGVTIHRANCINSLKMNPERKIDVEWNNEIAEAYPVKIAVYSIDRIGSLADLASNISKKNTNILNVNTKTADDGSVTSYFTITVNNTTHLESIIYALKMVEGVQGVKRIDI; translated from the coding sequence ATGATTCGTATTAACGATATACTGGATAAAATCACCGAAAACTATCCGGATGCGGAACTGGATATAATAGAACGTGCATATATATATTCGGCCAGGGTGCATGAAGGCCAGGTGCGTCTGTCTGGTGAGCCTTATTTGTCACATCCCCTTGAAGTGGCAGGGATTCTGGCCGATATGAAGCTCGATGCAGTGAGCATTTCAGCCGGCCTGCTTCATGATGTAATCGAAGATACAAACGCTACCCCAGATGAAATAAAAAAGTTTTTTGGACCGGAAGTTTTACATATCGTTGCCGGAGTAACAAAACTGAGCGCTCTGAAATTTAATGATTCCCATGCCCGCCACGCTGAAAGCATAAGAAAAATGATCCTTGCCATGGCTGATGATATCAGGGTCATTTTAATTAAACTGGCAGACAGGCTTCATAATATGAAAACCCTTCAATTCCATAAAAAAGAGGAGAAAAAAAGGGCAATTGCAAGGGAAACTCTCGATATTTATACACCGATTGCCTCCCGCCTGGGTATTTACTGGATTAAGAAAGATCTTGAAGATCTGTCCATGACATATCTTTATCCTGATGAATATAACAAAATAAAAAATTTCATCAGCAAAGATACTGAGGAAAGGGAAAATTATATTAAAATCGTTACCCAATATATTTACGATCTAGTTGTAGATAATAACTTAAAATGTGAAATTACCGGCAGGTATAAGGGATTTTACGGTATTTATAAAAAAATGATCACTCAGAATCTGGAACTTGAAGATGTTTACGACATTATAGCATTCAGAGTGATAGTGGATACTATACCACATTGTTATGAAATTCTGGGATTAATACATGCTTTGTGGAAACCGATAGATAGAAAGTTCAAAGATTATATCGGGCGGCCAAAGCCCAACATGTACCAGTCTCTCCATACTACCGTGATAGGCCCTTCGGGTGAAAGGATTGAAATTCAAATCAGAACATATGAAATGAATAAGGTCGCCCAATCCGGGATTGCGGCACATTGGAGTTATAAAGAGGGACTGAAAATAGATGAAAAAACCAGCAATACATTTGCCTGGATTCAAAATCTGGTTGAAAACCAAAAAAATATACTCGATCCGGATGAATTTCTGGACAACGTAAGGATAGATCTTTTCCCGGATGAGGTTTATATTTTCACTCCCACGGGGGAGATAAAAACCCTTGCCAAGGGCTCAACACCGGTTGACTTTGCCTATATGATTCATACTGAAGTTGGAGATCAATGTACCGGCGCCAAGGTGAACGGTCATATTGTTCCTCTAAAATATGAGCTGCACACTGCTGATATAGTAGAGATCCGTACATCAAAGGGACACCATCCCAGCCGTGATTGGCTTAATTTTGTTAAAACAGTAAAAGCCCGCTCAAGAATCAGGCAGTGGATAAAAATTCAGGAAAAATCTCGCAGTATCAGTTTGGGCAGGGAAATTTGTGAAAAGGCTTTCCGCAAGTATAAACTTAATTTTAACAAGATAGCCAACACAGAAGAAATGGAGAGCATAGCAAACGATTTCAAGTTTAAAACTATCGAGGATCTTATAGCGAGTATCGGCTTTGGTAAAACCACTGCCATGCAGATAATCAGAAAACTGATTACTGATACGGAAACAGAAATCGAAGAAGAACCGCCGCCCGGCAAAATTGACGTTCATAATAAAAAGAAAAAAAGCGCAACCGGAATTCTTGTAAAAGGCGCGGATGATATCCTGATAAAGTTCGGCAAGTGCTGTCAGCCCGTTCCCGGCGATCCCATAACAGGTTATATCACACAGGGGTATGGCGTTACCATACACAGGGCCAATTGTATAAACTCCTTAAAAATGAATCCTGAAAGAAAGATAGATGTAGAATGGAACAATGAAATTGCTGAAGCATATCCTGTTAAAATAGCAGTCTATTCAATAGACAGGATAGGATCATTGGCAGATCTTGCATCCAATATCAGCAAAAAAAATACTAATATTCTCAACGTAAACACAAAAACCGCAGATGACGGAAGCGTAACAAGTTATTTCACCATAACTGTAAATAATACTACCCATCTTGAGAGCATAATATACGCTCTCAAAATGGTTGAAGGAGTTCAGGGTGTAAAAAGAATAGACATTTAG
- the rpmB gene encoding 50S ribosomal protein L28: MSKICEICGKTPMFGNNVSHAHNITKRRFNPNLQKVRANYKGRVKKIKVCTKCIKAGHVIKAP, from the coding sequence ATGTCAAAAATATGTGAAATATGCGGTAAAACACCGATGTTCGGGAATAACGTCAGCCATGCCCATAATATAACCAAGCGTCGTTTCAACCCTAATCTTCAAAAAGTAAGGGCAAATTATAAAGGCCGGGTAAAAAAAATAAAAGTATGCACTAAATGTATCAAAGCAGGCCACGTGATTAAAGCACCTTAA
- a CDS encoding HDOD domain-containing protein: MIVKCPGCGETYDIPDDRLPKKKRASFTCPACKGMVELNLEERIVLNRLLGKQVEPPSAPATETSGNKKTEALKASILKTMDDLPPMPRVISKVREIMSNHRSSFKDIAKVIEKDQAIAAMVLKIANSAYYGMSGMVSSIHQASVVLGYNTLSEILTVAGSSALLGKRLKGYDMDSGALWRHSIAVAIGAKIISAKKHPVIENEAFSAGLIHDAGKLVIDGYLFAKKKIFDNELTKNKHNIIKAEKNTLGFDHAEIASDLCKKWSIPDDQNIAIRFHHSPSESPANRMAYILHIADLTATMDSIGLDGFMEQVEEGAMDYINLAPEDMEGIAQEVNLAVEKMANNI, translated from the coding sequence ATGATAGTAAAATGCCCCGGCTGTGGTGAAACATATGATATTCCGGATGATCGCCTTCCCAAAAAAAAGAGGGCTAGTTTCACTTGTCCGGCATGCAAAGGAATGGTTGAGTTAAATCTGGAGGAGAGAATTGTATTAAACAGATTGCTTGGCAAGCAAGTGGAACCGCCATCTGCGCCTGCAACAGAAACTTCCGGAAATAAAAAGACCGAGGCCCTTAAGGCTTCAATCCTCAAGACCATGGACGACCTGCCTCCCATGCCCCGGGTTATTTCAAAAGTCCGCGAAATCATGTCAAACCACAGGTCAAGCTTTAAAGATATCGCCAAGGTTATTGAGAAAGACCAGGCCATAGCGGCAATGGTCCTTAAAATTGCAAACTCGGCTTATTATGGGATGAGTGGGATGGTCTCCTCCATACACCAGGCCTCCGTGGTGCTTGGATACAATACCCTTAGCGAAATATTGACAGTTGCAGGATCATCTGCCCTTCTCGGCAAAAGATTAAAGGGGTATGATATGGATTCAGGGGCTCTATGGAGACATTCCATTGCAGTTGCAATTGGAGCAAAGATAATTTCTGCAAAAAAGCATCCTGTTATTGAAAATGAAGCTTTTTCAGCAGGGTTGATTCATGATGCCGGTAAACTTGTTATAGATGGCTACCTTTTTGCAAAAAAGAAAATATTTGACAATGAATTAACTAAAAACAAGCATAATATAATAAAAGCCGAAAAAAATACTCTCGGGTTTGATCATGCGGAGATAGCATCGGATTTATGCAAAAAATGGAGTATCCCGGATGATCAGAATATTGCAATAAGGTTTCACCATTCCCCTTCGGAATCTCCTGCGAACCGGATGGCATATATTCTTCATATAGCGGATTTAACAGCCACAATGGACAGTATCGGACTTGATGGTTTTATGGAGCAGGTGGAAGAGGGCGCTATGGATTATATTAACCTTGCGCCTGAAGATATGGAGGGCATCGCGCAAGAGGTAAATCTTGCTGTAGAAAAAATGGCAAACAATATTTAA
- a CDS encoding CbbQ/NirQ/NorQ/GpvN family protein codes for MKQKHQTKNKSLISGAEPFYLETSNEVTLFEAAYFERVPIMLKGPTGCGKTRFIEYMAFRLNRSLITVACHEDLFASDLIGRFLLKNDETVWNDGPLTKAVRAGAVCYLDEIVEARKDTTVVIHPLTDNRRTLYIDKKGETIQANDNFIMVISYNPGYQSVLKDLKQSTRQRFIAIDFDYPDADKEAVIVAHEGNIEMKTAEQLVSLAGKIRNIREHGLTEGASTRLLIYAAQLIRRGIPDNEAVRSAVCLPLTDDKRLLETLTDLIDDIF; via the coding sequence ATGAAGCAGAAGCACCAAACAAAAAATAAAAGTCTTATATCCGGCGCAGAGCCCTTTTACCTTGAAACGTCTAATGAGGTTACACTCTTTGAAGCCGCTTATTTTGAAAGAGTTCCCATTATGCTGAAAGGCCCAACGGGATGTGGTAAAACAAGGTTTATTGAATATATGGCGTTTCGCTTAAACCGCAGCCTGATAACGGTTGCCTGCCATGAAGACCTTTTTGCATCAGATTTAATCGGACGTTTCCTGTTGAAGAATGACGAGACCGTCTGGAATGACGGTCCGCTGACTAAAGCAGTGCGCGCAGGTGCTGTATGCTATCTTGATGAGATAGTGGAAGCCCGCAAGGATACTACGGTTGTTATTCATCCTTTAACCGATAATCGCAGGACTCTTTATATTGATAAAAAAGGAGAAACTATACAAGCTAACGATAATTTTATTATGGTTATATCTTATAATCCGGGATACCAGTCAGTCCTGAAAGACCTTAAGCAGAGTACCCGTCAGCGTTTTATTGCAATAGATTTTGATTATCCGGATGCCGACAAAGAGGCTGTGATTGTTGCGCATGAAGGGAATATTGAAATGAAAACCGCTGAGCAGCTTGTGTCTCTTGCGGGAAAAATCAGAAACATCAGGGAACATGGCTTAACCGAAGGAGCAAGCACCCGCCTGCTGATTTATGCGGCCCAACTGATACGAAGAGGCATCCCTGATAATGAGGCTGTCAGATCAGCCGTTTGTTTACCCTTAACCGACGATAAAAGATTATTGGAGACCCTTACCGATCTGATTGATGATATATTCTGA
- a CDS encoding TraB/GumN family protein yields MPSINRNDAVHRIDQEDKEIIIIGTAHVSKESSELVQSVINEEKPDTVCVELCESRYQAIRQKKKWLEMDIIKVIKEKKAFLLLSNLLLASFQKRIAAKLDVKPGEEMIRAIETGESAGAEIYLADRDIRITLSRTWRIMGLWQKIKLLFQMVLSLGQVDDIDKEEIERMKQEDILETILSEVGKSVPVLKKILIDERDLYLTSRIKSAPGKKIVAVVGAGHVPGIKNHFNDHIDISELEQIPPKGKASGFIKWLIPSVIGLFIILGFFYGGAGTGTDMVKWWIIANGFFAGLGAIIALAHPLTIFSSIMAAPLTSLNPMIAAGWVSGLIEAVMRKPKVKDLENLSKDILSIKGFWGNKVTRILLVVVFTNLGSSLGTFVAIPVMLKVL; encoded by the coding sequence ATGCCGAGTATAAATAGAAATGATGCTGTTCATCGTATTGATCAGGAAGATAAAGAAATTATTATTATAGGTACTGCTCATGTATCCAAAGAAAGCTCCGAACTTGTGCAATCCGTTATCAATGAGGAGAAACCTGACACCGTTTGTGTTGAACTGTGTGAATCGAGGTATCAGGCCATCAGGCAAAAAAAAAAATGGCTCGAGATGGATATCATCAAGGTCATTAAGGAGAAAAAAGCATTTCTCTTGCTTTCAAACCTTCTCCTGGCCTCCTTTCAAAAAAGGATAGCTGCAAAGTTGGATGTAAAACCGGGCGAGGAGATGATAAGGGCCATAGAAACAGGTGAATCCGCAGGCGCGGAGATATATCTCGCTGATCGTGACATACGCATTACGCTGTCAAGAACATGGCGTATCATGGGCCTTTGGCAAAAAATAAAACTTCTATTCCAGATGGTCCTCTCCCTGGGACAGGTAGATGATATTGATAAGGAAGAAATAGAAAGGATGAAGCAGGAGGATATACTTGAAACAATCCTGTCTGAAGTAGGAAAATCCGTGCCTGTATTAAAAAAAATTCTGATAGATGAAAGGGATCTGTACCTTACTTCCAGAATTAAATCAGCCCCTGGTAAAAAGATTGTAGCTGTTGTGGGCGCAGGCCATGTTCCGGGTATCAAGAATCACTTTAATGATCATATTGATATTAGTGAACTGGAACAAATCCCGCCCAAAGGCAAGGCATCGGGATTTATAAAATGGTTGATTCCATCGGTGATTGGTCTTTTTATTATCCTGGGTTTCTTTTACGGCGGCGCCGGAACCGGCACTGATATGGTAAAATGGTGGATTATAGCCAATGGCTTTTTTGCCGGTCTAGGAGCAATAATAGCGCTGGCTCATCCCCTTACAATATTTTCTTCAATCATGGCCGCCCCGTTAACATCCCTTAATCCTATGATTGCGGCCGGTTGGGTGTCAGGGCTGATAGAGGCGGTGATGCGAAAACCTAAAGTAAAAGACCTTGAGAATCTTTCCAAAGATATCCTTTCCATAAAAGGCTTCTGGGGGAATAAGGTCACCAGGATACTTCTGGTTGTAGTATTTACAAATCTTGGCAGCTCCCTGGGAACCTTCGTGGCAATTCCCGTGATGTTAAAAGTGCTGTAA
- a CDS encoding response regulator codes for MLKPLVMLVDDEAPFVETMTKRLKKRELKVMNAFSGLEALEKIDKNRNTDVIILDVKMPGIDGLETLERIKKAYPIIEVIMLTGHATVENAIEGMKRGAFDYLMKPCDLEQLMLKVNEATIKKRDHENKIKEAKVKEALTKHGLE; via the coding sequence ATGCTTAAACCACTGGTTATGTTAGTTGATGATGAAGCTCCTTTCGTGGAAACCATGACAAAACGTTTGAAAAAAAGAGAGCTCAAGGTTATGAATGCCTTTAGCGGCCTGGAAGCATTGGAAAAGATTGATAAAAATCGTAATACAGATGTTATTATACTTGATGTGAAAATGCCTGGAATTGACGGGCTGGAGACCTTGGAGAGGATAAAAAAGGCATATCCTATTATTGAGGTCATTATGCTTACAGGACATGCTACAGTGGAAAACGCTATAGAGGGCATGAAGCGGGGTGCTTTTGATTACCTTATGAAGCCGTGCGACCTGGAACAGCTTATGCTTAAAGTTAATGAAGCAACTATCAAAAAAAGGGATCACGAAAATAAAATCAAAGAAGCCAAGGTCAAGGAAGCTTTGACAAAACATGGCCTTGAATAG